The genome window ttaggacacacagtgattcaggcttcagtgggactgaaagagacaagagagtctgaactgagactgagacaaacttctcttcttctccagactcaccttatgagactccacagcctctctcagctgctgaacatctttctctctctgctggattctctgctggCAGTTCAGCTGCATCTCCTTCAAGTTTCTCTGTTGAGGAAAACAATGCTTAAAATGTTGTGTTGGCccatttctttttctatttttttttattgaatggactgatttaataatttgaaaacaatttagtttgtttaatttgttaattataattatttgtgtttatttgattatttgttttGAATGGTATGGGTTTGTGTGTGGGAGACTTTTATTATTTAATGGCGACTCTGCATTTAGGGCAGGTGAGGAGTAGGTGGAGCGAGAGTAAGGGGAGGCGGACACAAtttttatgctgccttcatgtgatatcgGAAAGACTACACTACAGAccgaataaaataacatgagaaaattgcctccttcagaatactgtaccgcacagcaccctactggaggcgagccatgacgagctagcatcttctcttaacggtatttttaaagacaacactacgtttaaatagcgacgttattaaaattctttatgccccagcattatgggggctacaaactaaccaactaaacaggagagaacttttaacatcatgcaatgcttaccattcagtatagttttgttgctgtctgccatgttgaaaggtcaaagtttatcccatctcggcagctcgggtatcataaaaaatttcgagcttttcagtggaaattacaacgtgagtgggtgttcatgtgcaattttgatgtcggattttggtatttaccataattacgatagcacatgaaggcagcattagaccGTGGGTTTGGTGGATCGGAGCTAATGTTTTAGCAACTGTGAGTGTTAAGCACTatgtttttgtgaaaataaagCAATGGAAAAGATTAACCACGGACTTGCGCGTTGATTAATTTGCCCCCCTCTGGATAGTGGCTAGTCCCTGTAGCTGTGCCGCTACATGTTGCGCTCTCAAGTCTTACGCATTCACATGCATTTCAATCAGTTCACACGGTCTCACGCCACACCATGTATTTCTCACGCTGAGAAGTAAGGGATATCTTGTcctgtaggacaattttgaagttggaggagaaaatgagatgggaggttttcgacgtaccctaactgtcttaaactggaTTACACAGAGtttgcatgtgcatcacagagctagacaagatgagcattaaagggttaaaagtgtataaattccacttccttttttttttagaaaataacttattgtttcactagataagacgcttcttcttcggctgggatgtTTTAGAGCCgtctgaagctgcattgaaactgcattttggaagttcaaacttagagcaccatagaagtcaactacatagagaaaaatcctgaaatgtttttctcaataaatatggaaaaaaagaaagacatgaatatcttggatgacaagggagtgagtaaattatctgtacatttttgttctggaggtgaactcCTTTAACAATTCAGGTCTGTCACTATGGTTTATATCTcgttgtgatatataaactcacaattgcaaaatataaaagctggtattttgaaataaaaaagtaacatctatctatctatttatttgcGTACGTACGTATACATAAACAAGCTTCTGTATATTTGTGACagcatgaaaagaaaaaaaaatagttggcTAGCGGTTCACCTTAGCATGTGAATAAATACCTCCTGGACTAAAATTAGCCTACTAATACTAATATAATGCTTACTAGTACTAGGCTACTGCTCTATAATATAGAGTTAGAATAAACCCTTTCATTGATACAAGTAGGTACTGATTACTTGGTTACGtttattattaattgttaattaattactggtaaataagaaataatattGTTACCTCTTTATTATCTCTTGAAGAATGTAACTATAAAATCATAAATTAAGCGTACGTTTTATTTCTCATCCTTACCTCtttctctgtcctctgtgctGTAGCTGATACAGTGTCGTGGTTTTTATGTTCATCCATACACAGCACACATATACATTTCTGGTCAGTCTGACAGAAAACCTCAAGAAGCTTGTCGTGTttctggcagatcatctcctgcagtcgtccagtggcCTCGATCACTTTGTGTGGCTTACGTGAATTAAACTCCTGATGGCGGTCAAAATGAGTTTGACAGTAAGAGTTCAgacacaccagacaggacttgacagctttgtattttcttccagtacagacgtcacactcCACATCTCCAGCTCCAGCAGAAACTGCACTTTGAAGTTTAGTCTTCTTCAGGTTCTCCACCATTTCAGCAAACACCACGTTCTTAAAtaaagcaggtcttggactgaaggtctgtctgcactgagggcagctgtagactccCTTCTCATCCTCCTCTTTATTCCAGCAGTCTGTAATGCAGCtcatacagtaactgtgtccacactggatggtcactggatccttcaggagatccagacacacCGGACACAAGAACTGATCCACTGAAATACAGGATTCTGCCATTTTTTTATGTAAGTGCTGATATAAAGTTGCAACAGGTCAACAGCACTTAAGTTTTTGTTTCTCTACACTAAAGCTTCCTGGTTGTGTTTGAGAGACGGGAAAAACAGGCGTGTCTGCACATTCCCAAATAATACAAATGTCCACTAGGTGTCAGCCTCATACAGACGTTAGGAGTTGGTCAGTAAGGGCTATCACATCCAAGGCCCATGACCATCCTTGAAGCAACACCAACAGGACgtgtaaaacaaacaaagaatGACTCTGTCAGCTTCAGCCATCCCTTCATTGATCTGGTTATCAGGTCCTAAATTTCTGTGGTAACAAAAAGTAAGACCAACACCATATGCCTCTGTCAACCTGCTTGTTGGTCACCCTGAAACTTAAATCAGTCCAAACATGTGTTACCGCAATCAGTGACTGTATGGACATTCTCAGTCATTTCAATAGATTTGATAGATTGGTCAGTGCTTTTTAAAGGGTTTGTgcaaggctggttggctggttttagctgttaatagctggtcagcaggccggttttagaggggttttggccactttcccaggctggtcatagctggtcaggctggaagaccagctaaaaccagctacttccagtttaaaccagctaagaccagccaaccagcctaggctggttttagctgttttgttcAGCAGGGAAATCAAGCAGGCGTGCTCTTAACGACTCAGGTATGTCAGAAATGTATATctggcagttctgagtttatatatcacatctCTTTGTGAACAAGTGGAAAGGAAGAAACTATAATGATGTACTTGATTTGTTTTTAGAGGATCTGCAGATGAGGAATAAAACCCATCACTTTTGTGCATCAAGTGGCTAGAAGATTTATTTATATCAGTCATAAAgagaaatatattgaaaatacataattaaaaataataaatacaaaaatataaattattattattaatatattattaaaggcaaggcaaggcaaggcaaggcaagtttatttatatagcacatttcatacacaatggtaattcaaagtgctgtacataaaaaggaattaaaatcacaatagcataaaaatttaaaataataatcacaacaataaaaacaaaattaagaacatttaagatgatttaaaaaaaagaaaagaaaatgatttcaaattaattaatacagtaaaatgagagagaagttcacttccagaacagaaatatacagataatttagtcacccccttgtcatcctagatgtcatgtctgtctttctttctttctttctttcttcagtcaataagaaattatgttttttgaggaaaacatttcaggatttctttccatatagtggacttctatggtgcatcTATGGTGAGTTTGCTTGTAAGAGATGGGTCATCTTGTGCTTTTGTGCGCTCAACGGAGATTAACAACATAGAGGTACTGTGGGTTTAAAGGGAGGGGGCTTCAAAGAATATGACAGGTACAACTCAGTACCACTATTCTCCCGAGAACATCTAGTCTCCTGGGAAAGTGTTGGCCTTGGCCTTCAGATAAGTTTTATCACTTTTTATAACAAACCGTTTATAATAACTTTATGGGCGCGAAGGTATGGCTACGAATTTTTGAGATAACCAGTAACAAACCATAATTTCTCGAGAGTTGAATGAAGTGGGTGCACTTCATTCAACTTCCATCGCCTGGCATTCTGGGACATACGTGTTGGTCTTCTACTGTGACTGCAAGGTAATACAGttaatacaaataatttatttaacctcaaatgctcgtcttgtctagctttgcgtgaactctgtgtattccggttcaagacagttagggtatgttgaaaaactcccattttcttctccaacttcaaaatcatcttacatctctgttttacctttttttgtaaagggcgtttgatcttctttgcatattCAATTTGTAAACaccgggtcggtacttctgcagcgatgtaggacgattttaaagttggaggagaaaatgagacaagagtttttcaatataccctaactttcttgaactggaaaatgcagagctagacaagacaagcatttgagattaaaatgtatataaattgtaaatttgtttACAAAATGACCAATTATTTTActagttcaaactcgggggcaccattaaagtccactatatggagagaaatcctgaaatgttttcctcaaaaaacataaatttttatcaaatgaagaaagaaagacatgaacatcttggatgacaagggggtgggtaaatgatctgtaattgtttgttctggaagtgacctTCTCTTTTAACTAAATGAGTGATTTCCATCAACAATAGAGGTTGAGAAAAGCACAGAAACACATGGTCACTCAGCAGGACTCACACACAATGATCTTACTGTCTATATGAGGATTTATTACACACATTTATTCTGATTCTTGTTATTTCACTGAAAGAAGTTCAGCTGCAGCATTAATGTCATGAAGAGAAAAGAAGAGACTCTATAACATCTCACTGTTACTGATTTATCATAcagctcaaagcattatgggtagAATCTCTCATCAGTCTATtctgattcatcaacacagtttcactgatgaATCATAATTAAAccaaaacccaggatagagcggctgagtgaatgtggtgtggactgtgtggatgaggctcattgtgtcagagacgctgtagaaggacagagttcctgcactgtgatccacaaacactcctattctactgctgaCGGACTTTACAGGGAGAACATTCTTTATGTTATTGTGTCTGAATGAGTAACTGGAGGAAGAGCAGcgcaaactccaggactgatcattatatCCAAAGAAACACTCATTATCAtctcccttcctgctgatgctcttatatgacactgataaaTACACTGTCCCACTCCACTccagctcccagtaacagcgtccactcacactctctctacacaacacctgagcatatccatcaaatctgtctggatgatcaggatacggctgGACTGTGTGAGTGTAAGTAATCACTCTGTTGCTCTCAGACAGACGGAGGAGTTTATTCActgtgttcagatccagagtgagctgatgggaatctgatggagataaaacacatcagaatcaggaattatgaatctgTTTGATCTTTTCACGTAGCTGAACTCTTCATGTTCAGTGTATCATCAGTGTCTCAGTACAGATGAGCAGATATCCTGTGCAAATCATCATTTACATCATTATATAAAACTCTTTTTCACCTTCTACAGGAAGAACATGAACACACTCAGTgagtttttctgtttgttttcttactgacttacattgtaggaagtcgttcctggtcctgggaacaatgttggtgaatgtgactgtggaaatcaacagacatgaacagtgtgatTCTCATGATCCTGCATCATTCCTAAGACATTTCTAATATGATGTTCTCCATGATATGAGATGATGATGGACTCGTTTCTGAGAGCAGATCAATCTCCAGGACTTTACCTCTGTCTGAGATCTTCTTGAGCTCCTCTTTGCAGAAATCCTCCAGTTTCTCTCTCAGCTGATGGACAGATTCTCCCAGATTATCAGAAGAGAAAAGAGAACTGAAGGCATCATCATTTACGTCTGtagattcaggaggtgctgagagagactggaaactctacagaaaacagaaatcaaaactcTTCAGCTCCACACTGGGACACTGCTTATAAGAGTGAAAGAAAAGTTATGACATGAAACCCATTTGAGCGAGATTTCCACAGCCAAAAGCCATTAGTAAGCATCATATTTTTCAAAAGATAATGATGAGATATAAGTCTATAACTGATGGTTATATAATAAGACACTCATGAAATGTTTCTCTGTGAGTCTCGTGTCACAGTAGGATGTGTCTCAAGTCCACTATGATGGTGTTGTTCTAGATCtctgttacctgcaggaactggatgtgatcctgtgtgtgtgaaagctgctccagctcagcgtctctcctcctcagatcattgatctcctgctccagtcgctccagTTGTTCTTTAGTTCGACTCACTGCTcgcttttcctgatctctgatcagccgtatcagctcagagcggcttctctcaatggagcggatgagctcagtaaagatcctctcactgtcctccactgctgtctgtgcagagcgctgttaggacacacagtgattcaggcttcagtgggactgaaagagacaagagagtctgaactgagactgagacaaacttctcttcttctccagactcaccttatgagactccacagcctctctcagctgctgaacatctttctctctctgctggattctctgctggCAGTTCAGCTGCATCTCCTTCAAATCTCTCTGGTGAgggaaaaaatgctttaaaatgttaCATTACATACAATATACCACCATCATTATGTAAAGGTTGCATGAATCCGATATTGGTGGAGTGGATCAGTGGCTAAAAATCTTTTCTGGAATGTCAGTGGTTATGAAATGCAAACCCAAAATAtccttaatatttattaataaaagagGTTACTCCACAGTAACATATTGCACATTTTATATCTCAAATCTAACTCCCCAGTTTAAAATAAtaggtgttgttttattttattttattttttgtacctTTTAAAATGATAAGATTTGAAATAGCCCTGTTTGTGACATCACTATTTGTCTCTCCACGCTCCTGAACATGTGTATGTGAATCAAGAAGTGCTCTTAACAACTCAGGTCTGTCACAGTGGTTTATATCTCATTGTTATAAatgaattcagaattgcaagtaaaaaaaaaaacttgtgaaatgaaacttttttttttttttttttttttacatacatttgtGACAGCATGGAAGTAAAAATATTTGGCTAGCTATTCACATTAGCATTAGAAAAAATACCTCCTGGACTAATATTagcctattaataataataataataatatcatgtaTACCTGAAGTACTATTAATATAACAGAGTTAGTTGTCATTATCACAGAATAAACCCTTTCATTGATACACGCACTGATCACTCAGAAAAGATTTATTATGTTACTGATAATTaattgttgttaaaaaaaaaacaattaatattGGTATCTCTTAATTATCTCCTGAAgaatacaactattaaaaaaaataaaaataaaaaaaaagaataaaaaaaagaatgaagCATAAGTCCTCACCTCtttctctgtcctctgtgctGCATTTGACACAGTGTCATGGTTTCTGTGTTCATCCACCATACACAGCAAGCAAATACATTTCTGATCAGTGCGACAGAAAACCTCAAGAAGCTTGTCGTGTttctggcagatcatc of Garra rufa chromosome 10, GarRuf1.0, whole genome shotgun sequence contains these proteins:
- the LOC141344617 gene encoding tripartite motif-containing protein 16-like; the encoded protein is MAESCISVDQFSCPVCLDLLKDPVTIQCGHSYCMSCITDCWDKEEDEKGVYSCPQCRQTFSPRPALFKNVVFAEMVEKLKKTKLQSAVLAGAGDVECDVCTGRKHKAVKSCLVCLNSYCQNHLEQHESWFKGKRHNLTDATGRLQEMICQKHDKLLEVFCRTDQKCICLLCMVDEHRNHDTVSNAAQRTEKERDLKEMQLNCQQRIQQREKDVQQLREAVESHKRSAQTAVEDSERIFTELIRSIERSRSELIRLIRDQEKRAVSRTKEQLERLEQEINDLRRRDAELEQLSHTQDHIQFLQSFQSLSAPPESTDVNDDAFSSLFSSDNLGESVHQLREKLEDFCKEELKKISDRGITNIVPRTRNDFLQYSHQLTLDLNTVNKLLRLSESNRVITYTHTVQPYPDHPDRFDGYAQVLCRESVSGRCYWELEWSGTVYLSVSYKSISRKGDDNECFFGYNDQSWSLRCSSSSYSFRHNNIKNVLPTRLFFPSLKHNQEALV